The Candidatus Zixiibacteriota bacterium nucleotide sequence TAAAATGTGGGGACAGAACAGTTTTCTGTCCTTTTCTTTTTTTTCTAACATTATAACTAAATTTTAGTTGCATTTTCAGGTATATTTATATAAACTTACTTGAGATTTAATTAAAAAGTAGTAGGTCAATTATTCCCTTGCCTGTTTGATTAGATATGTCTTATTCAGAGGGAGAATAAGTCTTAAGCAAATGAATAAATAAATAATGAATATAACATTTTAGAAAATAGCTGGAGGCTTAATATGAGTATCAAGACAAAAGTATTTATTAGTTTTGATTATGATCACGACAAGGATTTGCTTATTGGGCAAGCAAAAAACGAAAACTCACCATTTTATATTGCGGACTATTCCGTTAAAGAAGAACTTTCTGGAGATTGGAAGGAGAAAGTCAGAGCGCGGATAAAAAAGGTTGAACAAGTGATTATTATGTGCGGTGAATATACTGATTCTGCCACTGGAGTAAATGCTGAAATCAAGATAGCTCAGGAAGAAAATATTCCGTATTTTCTTCTATATGGTAGAAGCGATAAGAAATGTCTCAAGCCCAAAAATGCAAATGGCTCCGATAAAATGTATAGATGGGCTTGGGATAATCTTGAAGCGTTGATAGGTGGAGCAAGATGAACGAGTCAAATTCTCTTTTCAAAGTGACGGAAGAGGAATACGGACAGGATTATAAGAAACACTTATTTGCACAATATAAGATTTATGTCGAAAGCATGGATAGAATAAGTGATCGTAGACAGAATGCAAATAACTATTTCATTACGATTAACACTATTTTAATTTCATTTATGGGTGTGCTTTTTCAGATAAAGATATTCGAAAGCATTATGTGGCTTAAATCACTTGTTACATTCGTTGGAGTTATTATATGCATCATTTTTTGGTTCTTATTACGTTCATACAAACAGCTGAATAAGGGCAAATTTAGAGTGATTCATGAAATAGAGAAAAAACTACCAATCGCACTCTATGACTATGAATGGAAGATTTTAGAAGAGGGAAAAAACAAAAGGGTCTACTATCCCTTCTCACATATTGAGATGATTATTCCTTGGGTGTTCGGTATAGTTTATATAGTGTTAGGAGTTTTATTTTTTAAATGCAGTTAGGATTAAAGGAGGTTAATGATGGGCAAAAATCAACATGTAGTAAAAACAGATGACGGCTGGGGTGTTCGCGGTGAAGGTAATTCCCGTTTAACTTCAGAACACCGGACAAAAACGGCTGCCCAAAATGCTGGGCGAAAGATTGCACAACATCAACATTCTGAATTGATTATTCATGGTCGAGATGGTAAAATACAAGATAAAGATAGCTATGGTAAAGATCCATGTCCACCAAAGGATCGCAAACATTAATTTTTTTTAAAGTTTTAGAACTCAATTAATTAAACATTGCAAAGCCTGCTTGACTATCTATATGTTTGAGTGGATAACAATAAGATTGTCAAACATGTCTCTGGACATAGTTGATCTACGTGAACTCATCCTTTAATAGATTAATATTATTGATGTAAAGAATTATATTCTCCCTTATAGACTATGTGATTAGTATAAGATTTATTTAAGGATACAATAAAGAAATCGATGAGGATGAAAATAGGTGTATATTTTTGGGGCTGCAATAAGCTTGATTGGCAAGCTTTTGAATATCTATTATTGACGCTTAACAAAACACAATCTTTATTCGAGTTTGAAGTTCATTCATCAGAAATTTTTAGAAAAGGACCAGAGATTCGTGGTAAAGTAGATTTCGACAGTAATATAATATTCGATCAGTTTAAAAAAGCTCTGATACTTTACCGTCAGGAAATCCAAAATATAACTTCTGATCCAAATACCAACTTTGATCAAAGCGGCTCATCAATATCTGAGTATGCAATTGCTATTATTGAGAGGAAAGTGAAGGGTGAATTCTATGTTGTAACTGATAGTCCCTTTGCAATC carries:
- a CDS encoding DUF2188 domain-containing protein; this encodes MGKNQHVVKTDDGWGVRGEGNSRLTSEHRTKTAAQNAGRKIAQHQHSELIIHGRDGKIQDKDSYGKDPCPPKDRKH
- a CDS encoding TIR domain-containing protein; translation: MSIKTKVFISFDYDHDKDLLIGQAKNENSPFYIADYSVKEELSGDWKEKVRARIKKVEQVIIMCGEYTDSATGVNAEIKIAQEENIPYFLLYGRSDKKCLKPKNANGSDKMYRWAWDNLEALIGGAR